One part of the Dioscorea cayenensis subsp. rotundata cultivar TDr96_F1 chromosome 2, TDr96_F1_v2_PseudoChromosome.rev07_lg8_w22 25.fasta, whole genome shotgun sequence genome encodes these proteins:
- the LOC120270650 gene encoding LOW QUALITY PROTEIN: proline dehydrogenase 2, mitochondrial-like (The sequence of the model RefSeq protein was modified relative to this genomic sequence to represent the inferred CDS: deleted 1 base in 1 codon) gives MFPIVRRLPLNLPKSIPLLHSSALNLTAITTPTSSQTLDFDDTHRLFSSSPTSSLISSLSHLYAMAFSPLVDLGITALRSRLISETEIGRRAIKATAYSRFCAGEDAESAAKTLTELWGRGMRGILDYGLEDAEDNAACDRNLAGFLHTVEMTSSLPRDSVSFACVKITAICPITLLERVSDLLRWEQKKKTIDLPWKSHSLPILSPSSPLYHTPSSPPPLSETEEQDLRLAEERLTTLSQRCSDFNVPLLIDAEYTSVQPAIDYLTYSAMLRFNHNDRPIVYGTIQAYLRDAKERLMLAVEAAEKERISIGFKLVRGAYLTRETELASSLGAASPIHSSIEKTHACYNDCTSFMLGKVVSGSGSVVLATHNFNSGKFAAAKAEELGIDKGDQKLQFAQLKGMAEALSIGLSNAGFRVSKYLPFGPVDQVIPYLLRRAEENRGFLSASTLDRQLMRKEIKRRLKTMLSGRG, from the exons ATGTTCCCCATCGTTCGACGTCTTCCTCTCAATCTCCCAAAATCCATCCCTCTCCTCCACTCCTCCGCCCTCAACCTCACCGCCATCACCACCCCAACCTCCTCCCAAACCCTAGACTTCGATGACACCCACCGCCTCTTCTCCTCC TCTCCCACCTCCTCCCTCATCTCCTCCCTCTCCCATCTCTACGCCATGGCCTTCTCTCCTCTCGTTGATCTCGGCATCACCGCTCTCAGATCTCGATTGATCTCAGAGACGGAGATCGGGCGGCGAGCAATCAAGGCCACGGCCTACTCTCGCTTCTGCGCCGGCGAGGACGCGGAGTCGGCGGCGAAGACGCTGACGGAGCTCTGGGGTCGTGGGATGCGGGGGATCTTGGATTATGGGCTTGAGGACGCTGAGGATAACGCCGCTTGTGATCGGAACTTGGCCGGATTCCTTCACACCGTCGAGATGACGTCATCGCTCCCGCGCGATTCG GTGAGCTTTGCATGTGTCAAGATTACAGCAATATGCCCAATAACATTGCTTGAAAGAGTGAGTGATTTACTAAGATGggagcagaagaagaaaacaatagacCTCCCATGGAAGTCACACTCTCTTCCAATCCTCTCACCTTCCAGCCCTCTCTACCACACCCCTTCCTCTCCTCCACCTTTATCAGAAACCGAAGAACAAGACCTCCGGCTTGCCGAAGAAAGACTAACCACCCTCTCCCAGAGATGCAGTGACTTCAATGTCCCTCTACTCATTGATGCAGAGTACACATCAGTGCAACCAGCTATTGACTACTTAACATACTCAGCAATGCTCAGGTTCAACCACAATGACCGACCAATCGTTTATGGTACAATTCAGGCCTACTTAAGGGATGCCAAAGAGAGGTTGATGCTTGCAGTGGAGGCTGCTGAGAAGGAGAGAATTTCTATAGGTTTCAAGTTGGTCAGAGGTGCTTACTTAACAAGAGAAACAGAACTTGCTTCATCTTTAGGTGCAGCTTCACCCATTCACAGCAGTATAGAAAAAACACATGCATGTTACAATGACTGCACCTCCTTCATGCTTGGAAAGGTTGTCAGTGGGTCTGGTTCTGTTGTGCTTGCCACACATAATTTTAACTCAG GAAAATTTGCAGCAGCAAAAGCTGAAGAATTGGGGATTGATAAAGGAGATCAGAAACTGCAATTTGCACAGCTGAAAGGAATGGCTGAAGCACTGTCAATAGGATTGAGTAATGCTGGTTTCCGAGTTAGTAAGTACTTGCCTTTTGGACCTGTGGATCAAGTCATCCCTTACCTTCTCCGCAGGGCTGAGGAGAACAGAGGTTTCCTCTCTGCTTCCACTTTGGACAGGCAACTCATGAG gAAAGAGATAAAGAGAAGATTAAAGACAATGCTTTCAGGAAGGGGATGA
- the LOC120270669 gene encoding glutathione S-transferase T1-like: protein MMKLKVYTDRMSQPSRAIIIFCKMNRIDFEEVRIDLAKAQQRSPEFQEINPMRQVPAIVDGRFKLFESHAILRYLVCTFPGVPDNWYPADVSNRARIEAILDWHHSNLRRGSASLVFNSVLAPKFGLPLNLEAAKEAEKILDSSISKIEGIWLKGNSKFLLGNFQPSIADLSLVCEIMQLELLDKKDRERILNPHKKILQWIENVKVATNPHFEEVHAVLYKVRAKLHSNPSSISGESIKSGPKVKLSPKL, encoded by the exons atgatgAAGCTGAAGGTGTACACCGATCGGATGTCGCAGCCATCGCGTGCGATCATAATATTTTGCAa GATGAACCGGATTGATTTCGAGGAGGTGAGGATTGATCTCGCCAAGGCCCAGCAACGAAGTCCCGAATTCCAAG AAATAAATCCGATGAGACAAGTTCCGGCTATTGTTGATGGAAGGTTTAAGCTGTTTGAGAG TCATGCAATTCTGAGGTACCTGGTTTGTACATTCCCAGGAGTTCCGGACAACTG GTATCCTGCCGATGTTTCTAACAGAGCCAGAATTGAGGCAATCTTGGATTGGCATCATTCAAACCTACGGCGTGGTTCAG CCTCCCTTGTTTTTAACAGTGTATTGGCACCAAAATTTGGTCTTCCATTAAATCTGGAAGCAGCAAAGGAAGCAGAGAAAATTCTGGACTCATCTATCTCAAAAATCGAAGGCATTTGGCTTAAAGGAAACTCGAAGTTCTTGTTGGGAAATTTTCAACCCTCTATTGCAGACCTCAGCCTCGTTTGTGAGATAATGCAATTGGAG CTTTTGGACAAAAAGGATCGGGAGAGAATATTAAATCCACATAAAAAGATCCTACAATGGATCGAAAATGTTAAAGTTGCAACGAATCCTCATTTTGAAGAAGTACATGCAGTATTGTACAAAGTCAGAGCGAAATTACACAGTAATCCATCATCAATTAGTGGTGAGTCTATAAAGTCTGGCCCAAAAGTTAAACTGTCACCAAAGCTTTGA
- the LOC120274615 gene encoding glutathione S-transferase T1-like: MMNNLIFMSFFARSTNLSYNERLTELMYPADLSIRAKVDAILDWHHSNLRLGAASIIVNSIAGPALGLPLNPKAAKEAEKILGSSLAKIETIWLKGNAKFLLGSSQPSIADLSLVCEIMQLEILDEKDHERILDRHGRILE; encoded by the exons ATGATGAATAATCTGATTTTCATGTCATTCTTCGCAAGGTCAACAAATTTATCTTACAATGAACGTTTAACAGAACTGAT GTATCCTGCTGATCTTTCTATCAGAGCTAAAGTTGACGCAATCTTAGATTGGCACCATTCGAACCTAAGGCTAGGAGCAG CCTCCATCATTGTGAACAGCATAGCAGGACCAGCACTTGGCCTTCCATTGAATCCAAAAGCAGCAAAGGAAGCTGAGAAAATTTTGGGCTCATCTCTTGCAAAAATTGAGACAATTTGGCTCAAAGGAAATGCAAAATTTTTGCTAGGTAGTTCTCAGCCATCTATTGCAGATCTCAGTCTTGTTTGTGAGATAATGCAACTGGAG ATTTTGGATGAGAAAGATCATGAGAGAATATTAGACCGCCATGGAAGAATTCTGGAATGA
- the LOC120274633 gene encoding receptor-like protein EIX2, translated as MLRMGVMKKHFQLALLFCLLCLELAGFCNCGGGSICREVERKALVDFKNGLKDPNGRLSSWIGLDCCSWTGVHCHNYTGHVIRLDLRRYGGNGSLEGEIRPSLLVLNHLRYLDLSFNYFENTRIPTFLGSLASLQYLNLSFAGFIGHVPHQLGNLSRLQNLDLSYNSLDMVGSHWLTNLSSLQCLNLSDLNLSEAKNVLKSLNTLPLISEIKLFNCDLHVPLSLGAEINFTNLRFLDLSSNGINSTMPLWLFKLSGLEYLYLRGNNIQDLIPSDIGKLTSLRVLDLAYNGVFGVDSTFNGVLIAGLPTTLGKLCNLSKLYLSGNKYFSGDLNRLGEIFSGCLNNSLEELYWSDASLSGILPSWLENLKSLKALDLSDNFFYGSLLQLQLPSLQTLLLDSNNFNGTIPKYLGQLFPELDTLDLSDNNIAVRPDWVPPPKLKYLHMNDCKVGPRFPSWLQNLKILSSLGMSNASIVDTLPLWFWNFSLAIEDIYLSHNEIKGKLPEVSSKLPNLQVLDLSYNYLEGQLPQFSSNLVDLDQAHGLFSRSTFSNTSIISPSLSQLYISSNKITGSIPKTLCKLNSLAILDLSHNMIEGVVPDCWNLSLYSELLVMDLSHNNLSGTIPASISSLELLHLSNNAFSGELPASFKNCTSLSVLDLGYNNISGSIPTWLAENLKNLGTLELRNNMLTGSIPPQLGNLRYLHVIDVSNNHLSGAIPYSFGNFTAMKTGISDRLSYGDYVNNIEINLKGREVQLESLSEILIFIDLSNNTLSGEIPEELGQLSSLQSLNLSRNQLSGQLSEKIGQLRWLEVLDLSMNNLSGALPPTMTNLTSLNHLNLSYNNFYGEIPYGGQLEALPDPSIYSGNQGLCGFPLDKKCEIEAPAQPPTLPNNEDDNNLENIWFYLSMSLGFIFGFWAISGALILKKRWRYAYFRFVDHIYDKIYVIVAVNLKK; from the coding sequence atgctTAGAATGGGAGTGATGaaaaaacattttcaattaGCTCTACTGTTTTGCCTTCTCTGCTTGGAACTTGCTGGCTTTTGCAATTGTGGTGGTGGTTCCATTTGCAGAGAAGTAGAAAGGAAGGCACTTGTTGATTTCAAAAATGGCCTTAAAGATCCCAATGGACGTCTCTCTTCTTGGATTGGCTTGGACTGTTGCTCTTGGACCGGCGTGCATTGCCACAACTACACTGGCCATGTTATAAGGCTTGATCTCCGCAGGTATGGTGGCAATGGGTCTTTGGAAGGTGAGATCAGGccttctttgcttgttttgaatcACTTAAGATATTTGGATCTTAGTTTcaactattttgaaaatactAGAATTCCAACTTTCTTGGGTTCACTGGCAAGTCTTCAATATCTTAACCTTTCTTTTGCTGGCTTCATTGGGCATGTCCCAcaccaacttggtaatctgTCTCGCTTGCAGAACCTTGATCTTTCATATAATTCTCTTGATATGGTTGGAAGCCATTGGCTCAcaaatctttcttctcttcaatgtTTGAATTTAAGTGATTTGAATCTTTCCGAGGCAAAAAATGTGCTCAAATCACTGAACACCCTTCCTTTGATATCTGAGATAAAGTTATTTAATTGTGATCTTCACGTCCCTCTTTCACTTGGTGCAGAAATTAACTTTACAAATCTTAGATTCCTTGATCTTTCCTCCAATGGCATTAACTCTACCATGCCTCTTTGGTTGTTCAAGTTGAGTGGCCTTGAGTATCTTTATCTTCGAGGTAATAATATTCAAGACCTTATTCCTTCTGATATTGGGAAACTTACTTCTCTTAGGGTCCTTGATCTCGCATATAATGGAGTCTTCGGTGTTGATTCTACATTTAATGGTGTCCTAATTGCTGGACTGCCGACCACTTTGGGGAAACTCTGTAACTTGAGTAAACTGTATCTCTCAGGGAATAAATATTTCTCTGGTGATCTAAATAGATTGGGTGAAATTTTTTCCGGGTGCTTGAATAACAGTTTAGAGGAGTTGTATTGGAGTGATGCATCACTCAGTGGGATATTGCCAAGTTGGTTGGAGAACCTTAAGTCTCTTAAGGCTCTTGACCTTTCTGACAACTTCTTTTATGGCTCACTTCTTCAGCTCCAATTACCATCTTTGCAGACCTTGCTTCTTGATTCTAATAATTTCAATGGAACTATTCCAAAATATTTGGGACAATTATTTCCAGAGCTGGACACGTTGGACCTTTCTGATAATAATATAGCTGTGAGACCCGATTGGGTTCCTCCACCTAAACTAAAATATTTGCACATGAACGATTGCAAAGTGGGCCCGAGATTTCCATCATGGCTtcagaatttgaaaattttgtctTCACTTGGAATGTCAAATGCAAGTATTGTTGATACATTGCCACTATGGTTTTGGAACTTCTCTTTGGCTATTGAAGACATATATCTATCACATAATGAAATCAAAGGCAAGCTACCAGAGGTTTCATCAAAATTACCCAATCTTCAAGTTTTGGATTTAAGTTATAATTATTTGGAAGGACAGTTGCCACAATTTTCATCAAATCTAGTAGATTTGGATCAGGCGCATGGCTTATTCTCAAGGTCCACTTTCTCTAATACAAGCATTATATCGCCAAGTTTGTCTCAGTTGTATATTTCTTCAAACAAAATAACGGGAAGTATTCCCAAAACATTATGCAAGCTAAACAGTTTGGCAATCCTTGATCTCTCACATAATATGATTGAAGGAGTAGTTCCTGATTGTTGGAATCTTTCTTTATATTCAGAGTTGCTAGTAATGGACTTGTCTCATAACAATTTATCTGGGACCATTCCCGCCTCCATCAGCTCGTTGGAACTTTTGCATTTGAGTAATAATGCATTTTCTGGTGAGCTCCCAGCTTCTTTTAAAAATTGCACATCGTTGTCGGTGTTAGATCTTGGGTATAATAACATTAGTGGAAGCATACCAACATGGCTTGCAGAAAACTTAAAAAACCTAGGTACACTTGAGCTCCGAAATAATATGCTTACTGGATCTATTCCTCCACAATTGGGAAACCTCAGGTATCTACATGTTATTGATGTTTCAAATAACCATCTATCAGGTGCCATACCATATAGTTTTGGCAACTTCACTGCCATGAAAACTGGAATCAGTGACAGATTAAGCTACGGTGATTATGTGAACAACATTGAGATAAATTTGAAAGGAAGAGAAGTTCAGTTGGAAAGTCTGTCTGAAATACTTATTTTCATTGACCTCTCGAATAACACGTTATCAGGAGAGATACCTGAAGAACTAGGGCAACTTTCTTCATTGCAGAGTTTGAATTTATCCAGAAATCAATTATCAGGACAACTTTCAGAAAAAATCGGCCAGCTCAGATGGTTGGAAGTTCTTGATTTATCAATGAATAACCTTTCAGGTGCTCTTCCTCCAACAATGACCAACTTAACTTCATTGAATCATCTGAATTTATCGTATAACAATTTCTATGGTGAAATTCCATACGGTGGCCAACTTGAAGCACTTCCAGATCCATCCATTTATTCTGGCAATCAAGGTCTATGTGGTTTTCCATTAGATAAAAAGTGTGAGATTGAAGCACCAGCACAACCACCAACATTGCCAAACAATGAAGATGACAACAACTTGGAGAACATATGGTTTTATTTGAGCATGTCTCTGGGATTCATATTTGGGTTTTGGGCAATTTCTGGTGCATTGATACTGAAAAAGAGGTGGAGGTATGCTTATTTTCGATTTGTTGATCACATTTATGATAAGATCTATGTTATTGTTGCTgtaaatctaaaaaaatga